Genomic segment of Caldalkalibacillus thermarum:
GTTGAAAGTCATGGATGGCTTCTTCAAAATGTTTTTTAGTAAAGTCAGGCCAATAAACATCAGCAAACCACAGTTCAGTATAGGCTAATTGCCAGAGCATGAAATTGCTCAAGCGGATTTCTTTGGTACGGATGAGTAAATCAGGGTCAGGCAATCCGCGCGTTTGCAGAAATTGACTGACAAGCTGCTCATCAATATCGTCAACACTAAGTTCATGGCGTTGCACTTTGGCGGCGACAGTTTTGACCATCTGGACAATTTCTGAACGGCTGCCGTAATTCAAAGCAAAGTTAAGAATCAACCCTGTGTTGTGGCGGGTCTTTTCAACTGCTTCTTTCACCGCTTGAAGGGTATGAGGGGGCAATCCCTCTTCAGAGCCCAGCAGGCGAACCTGCACGTTACGCTGATTCAATTCGTCCAGTTCCGTTGCTAAATACTCTTGAGGCAACTTCATCAAATAATCCACTTCTTCTCTCGGCCGCTTCCAATTTTCCGTGGAGAACGCATACAGTGTTAATATTTTTACCCCAATCTCATCGGCCGCTTTCGTGATCTCTTTAACCACTTTCATGCCAGCCCGGTGTCCTGCAGCCCGGGGAAGGCCTCGCTGATTGGCCCAGCGGCCGTTTCCATCCATAATGATCGCCACATGTCTGGGAATATTATTTAATTCGATTTCTTCTTTCGACTGTTCCGTTTTGGTCTGTTTGTGTCGATTGGTAAACTTGTGCAACATAAAAATTCCTCCAACAATTGATGAACAAAATCACCCTCTTGAGTTGGAGGGTGATTGACCGTCACCTTCAGCGTTACACTTCCATAATCTCTTTTTCCTTCTTA
This window contains:
- a CDS encoding isoprenyl transferase; protein product: MLHKFTNRHKQTKTEQSKEEIELNNIPRHVAIIMDGNGRWANQRGLPRAAGHRAGMKVVKEITKAADEIGVKILTLYAFSTENWKRPREEVDYLMKLPQEYLATELDELNQRNVQVRLLGSEEGLPPHTLQAVKEAVEKTRHNTGLILNFALNYGSRSEIVQMVKTVAAKVQRHELSVDDIDEQLVSQFLQTRGLPDPDLLIRTKEIRLSNFMLWQLAYTELWFADVYWPDFTKKHFEEAIHDFQQRARRYGSI